The stretch of DNA GCGGAAGGCGGGCCAGTACTTCTCGGTGACGTACAGCTCGGTGTAGGCCACCTGCCAGAGCAGGAAATTGCTCAGCCGCATCTCCCCCGCCGTGCGGACCAGCAGGTCGGGGTCGGGCAGGCCGCGCGTCAGGAGGGCCTCCGAAACGCTCTCCTCGGTGATGTCGGCCGGGTCCAGCGTGCCCGCCCTGGCCGCCTCGGCGATGGCGCGGACCGCCTCGGTGATCTCCCACCGGGAGCCGTAGCTGAGCGCGAGGGTCAGCGTCATCCGCGTGTTGCCCGCCGTCAGGTCGAGCGCCTCCTTGAGTTCGCGCTGGCCCCGCGCCGGGAGCCGCCCGAGGTCGCCGATGGCGTGCAGGCGGATGCCGTTGCGGTGCAGCTTGTCCGCCTCCTTGCGGATCGTCCGCACCAGCAGTTCCATCAGCGCCGTCACCTCGGCCGCGGGTCGGTGCCAGTTCTCGGTCGAGAACGTGTAGAGCGTCAGGTGCTCGACGCCGATCTGCGCGCACGCCTCGGTGATGTCGCGCACCGACACGACGCCCTCGCGGTGCCCGATCACGCGCGGCTTGCCCTTTTCGTTGGCCCAGCGCCCGTTGCCGTCCATGATGCACGCGATGT from Rubrivirga sp. SAORIC476 encodes:
- a CDS encoding isoprenyl transferase is translated as MPSKTLDTPVRLSGVDQSAADLQAQADLKARGPIPAHIACIMDGNGRWANEKGKPRVIGHREGVVSVRDITEACAQIGVEHLTLYTFSTENWHRPAAEVTALMELLVRTIRKEADKLHRNGIRLHAIGDLGRLPARGQRELKEALDLTAGNTRMTLTLALSYGSRWEITEAVRAIAEAARAGTLDPADITEESVSEALLTRGLPDPDLLVRTAGEMRLSNFLLWQVAYTELYVTEKYWPAFRREALYDAIRSYQGRDRRFGRVADA